CTTAACAAGAGTTAAAGTAATAATAGAACTTGCGGCAAGTATGAACAAAAAAGTTGTTGCCTTCGGTAGAAGTATGGTTCAAAGTGTTCAAATCGGAAGAAGATTAGGTTATATTGATGTTCCTGATGATGTTTTTATTGACAAAAAACAAATTTCTAAATACCAAGATAATGAATTGCTAGTTTTAACCACTGGTTCACAAGGGGAAGAAATGGCGGGATTGGCTAAAATGTCAATGTCAAAACACCCACAAATTGATATTAAAAAAGGTGATGTTATCATCTTTAGTTCAAGTCCAATTCCAGGAAATAGATCAAAAATTGAATTATTAGTTAATAGACTTTATAAATTAGGAGCAATAATAAAAGAAAACGGTGTTGATGGTTATTTACATACATCAGGTCATGCTTATAAAGATGAACATAAAACTATTTTTAAATTAACAAAACCTAAGTATTTTATGCCCTATCATGGTGAATATAGAATGAGTGTTGTTCATGGGTACACAGCAACTGAATGTGGTGTTAAAAAAGAAAATGTTGTTATTGCAAAAATGGGTGAAGTATATCAATTATTAGACCATAAGTTAAGTTTAACTGATCAAAGAATTCATATTGGCCCAGTGTTTATTGATGGTGAAATTGTTTCAAAAATTAATTCTAACATCTTAAAAGAAAGAATGGAATTAGCTGCAAATGGATTTGTACATGTAATTGTTGCTATTAATAAAGAAAAAAATATAATTTTAGGAAAGCCTAGAATTGTAAGTCGTGGTGCTTTTTATGTTAAAAATTCTACTGAGTTAGTTGATGAAACCAAAAGATTAGTTCACTCTGCTATTTTATACACAATAAGAAACAAAAAAGACTGAACCATACCTGAATTAAAACAATTAATAAAAGATAGATTAGAACCTTTCTTTTATAAAGAAAAAAGACGTAATGTAGTTGTTGTTTCAACAATACTAATAGCTGATGGATTAAAAAAACAAATAAATAATACCCAAAAAAATAACAAAACAAAAACAACAAAAGATACAAAACCAAAACAAACAAAATCAAAAACCAAAAAAGTTGCTAAAAAAGTTGATGAAATTAAAAAAGAAAAAGCAAAACCTAAAACAAAGAAACCTAAAACAGAAAAAAAAGTTTCAACGACCAAAAAACCAAGGGTTAAAAATAATAAAACTGCAGATAAAAAACCAAAGGAAAAATCATAAAATCCTTTGGTTTTTAAATATAAGTGTTTTCTTCTAAAAAGTTTCAAAGTTCTTCAAATATTTGTCTTATATAAGATTTGTTAAAATTTGCTTGATAGTCATCAAAATCTTTGTTTAAAAAATAAACTGACTTTAAATATTCTATTTCTTTTGTTTTGTTTGAGTGTTTAAAACATAAATATCCACCTTGATAAAATTCAAAATCTATTATGTTATCTTTTCTTTGACAAACTACACATCCTTTATAGTTGGGATACATCCCAAAACAATGTAGTGACTGATTTAAAATATATAAAAATATTTTGTAGTCATTACCACGACCAAATAAATTAAACAAATGAAAACAAGTATCTGTGACTAAATAAAAATTTTCTTTTACAGCATTTAATAATTTCAAGAGATTTATAACCACTGTTTTATCAGTATCTAAATTAAAAAAAATCAGTGTGTTAGCTTTTTTTAGTTTAGATACTTTTGTAGCTAGTCTAGCTTCAAAAATTTCTACTTCTATAAGATTTAAAAGTTGTAAAGCAACTCTATTTTTTGATAATGGTTTTTGCGTTCCTTTTGCTAAAAAAGTTATTTTTTTAGAAGGTGTTAATATTGTTACTATTTCATCTGCATCAGCATACGGTTGCTTATTTATTACAATGCCTCTATATATTTTTTCCATACATAAATTATAAAAAGAAAAAAATACAATTTTATTTATTATAATTTTATTAACATGAAATCAGTTAAACGCACATTACTTTACTACCGTATAATCATGCCAATTTTATGAGTTGGTATTTTTTCTATGTGAATAGTTTTATATTTTGAGCCCGCTTTTGTTGAAACACCATTTTCAACTGCAATGACTCCATTTTTAGTATTGTTACTGTGATTTTGTTACAAAATACTAAAATTAGCTAAATATAAAAGAACATTAGAGATGTATTATATTCAAAAACTATATCATAAAAAACATAATAGATTTCTTGCTTTTTATGTGAAGTTGTTAATTGGATGATATGAATACGACAAATTAATCAGTGAAATAAATAATTACCAATCACTTGAAAAAATTATTGATAATTATTCAAAATACACAAAACAAGAAGAATTATTTAAAACAAAACAATTAAACAAAAGTACTATAGAAACAAATTTATATAAATCAAAAGTTTTATATAAAGTCTGTATTGTCTTAAGTTGAACATTTTTATTAATTCCATTTTTATATTTATTATTTACAATTGCAGTTTTTGGTTTTTTAGCTCCACTTGAAGAAAATATTGTTAAAACAAACAAACCTTATAACTATATAATGCACTGAGTAATTCCAAGTACTATGGCGGCCGTGATACTTGTTAAAAAAATTTTAGTTAAATATGTATTTATGAAATATTATTTACTATACATTTATTCAGTATATACAAAAGAAAATCAAGAATATCTTTTACATCTTTGAAGATTTAAAAATGACGAGTTTTTGGTTTTTGTAAAAAATATAAAATTAAATCGCAGTACCAAAACAATTGCTGGTGAAATATATTTTTTAAATAAAAAAATTACTCTTTAATCAGGACAAGGATTTGTGTCCTGGTTTTTAATTAAAAAAATCAGCACTATAAATGCTGATTTTGTAATTTTATTCAAAAATTGATTCTCTAAAATTGTTTGTTTTTTCGTTAAATTTCTTAATTATTTGTTCTTTTAATTGAAGTTGATTGAAATATACTTTTTGTGGATTTAATTTTATATCATTAAAATTATCATCATATGCTTGTTTTAATAATGCTTTAATGTCTGCACCACTGCTTATTAAGTAATCTTTATTGTTATATCTTACGATAATTTCTTTTATTTTGTTTTGTTTATCTAAACGTTGTTTATACATTGCTTTTTTAAATTCTGCATATGAGTTATTATATTCACCATTAAATATTTGTGAAAATACATATACATCAGATAATTTTTCATTATTTGTTGCGCTTTGAGCAAGTGAATCAGTTGCATATTTTATAAACCCATTATCTCAACCGTATTCAGCAAGTAACTCAAATGCTGTTTTTCTAAACATTAATCCACCTGAAGTTCCTGAATCATTTGCGTATGAAGCAAAAATTGGGTTATATAGTGAAACAAAATAATAATTTAAATTATTTGTTCTTTGCGCTGTTTTTTGTTTTGTTTCTGAATCTCTTGTTCAAGCAAAGTTTTCGGATTTAGATATAACATTATTATCAATTAAAGCATCTAATGATGTTAGTTTTGATAATTCTTCTTCAGATAATTGTTCAACTTTATCTACACCATGCACATATCCTTTTTGTATATCTTCATCAGTGTAAAAGTAAATGTGTTTTGAATTTTTATCTCATTTGGAAGCATCATCTTTTTCAAGAACTAGTTTTTCAAGTATTTGAGATTTTTCTTTATTGGTTCTAGTTGCAATAACTTCTGCTTCAAGTCCATCAACTAAATAAGTTACATCAAATAAATTATGTAAGTATGATTTAAAATCTTCTTTTGATTTGAATCTATCAATTGAATTATTTGTAGTTACATCACCATTTAAATTAGCAATGAAATTGAAACTATAGTAAGGGGTGCTATTACTTGTTGCTGATTCAAAGAATCCTAAAGCATATGCTTCAGGTCCTTGACCTGGTCTATAGTTGTGATTTTGTAATCAAGTTTTTTTATCGTAAGCATGAGTTAGTTCATGAGTTAAGGTTGAAGCTCCTTCAATACTTAAAACATCAGCACTATCAAATCTTATTATTTTTGTGTTTTGGTTAGCATATGCTCCATCTTTTTTAGGTGATTGTGGA
The nucleotide sequence above comes from Mycoplasma zalophi. Encoded proteins:
- a CDS encoding ribonuclease J; translation: MIPTKLWGMGGFQEIGKSTLAIEHNDKIFILDNGIKFHDSFTTGIKGSIPDYTYLKDNQEKVMGVFITHGHEDHIGGIPYLVQQVDVKRIYAPRLAIQYLKLKFADFKIKVNVEFIELERDSKYIFDDVVVDVWTAQHSIPDAFGIRFTTPNGSIMCTGDFRFDYTPIGNLTDFSKLEQIGNEGLDILLSDSTNAMRPNHSPSESDILKDIKKHMEDAAKKVVVTAFASNLTRVKVIIELAASMNKKVVAFGRSMVQSVQIGRRLGYIDVPDDVFIDKKQISKYQDNELLVLTTGSQGEEMAGLAKMSMSKHPQIDIKKGDVIIFSSSPIPGNRSKIELLVNRLYKLGAIIKENGVDGYLHTSGHAYKDEHKTIFKLTKPKYFMPYHGEYRMSVVHGYTATECGVKKENVVIAKMGEVYQLLDHKLSLTDQRIHIGPVFIDGEIVSKINSNILKERMELAANGFVHVIVAINKEKNIILGKPRIVSRGAFYVKNSTELVDETKRLVHSAILYTIRNKKDWTIPELKQLIKDRLEPFFYKEKRRNVVVVSTILIADGLKKQINNTQKNNKTKTTKDTKPKQTKSKTKKVAKKVDEIKKEKAKPKTKKPKTEKKVSTTKKPRVKNNKTADKKPKEKS
- the recO gene encoding DNA repair protein RecO, translating into MEKIYRGIVINKQPYADADEIVTILTPSKKITFLAKGTQKPLSKNRVALQLLNLIEVEIFEARLATKVSKLKKANTLIFFNLDTDKTVVINLLKLLNAVKENFYLVTDTCFHLFNLFGRGNDYKIFLYILNQSLHCFGMYPNYKGCVVCQRKDNIIDFEFYQGGYLCFKHSNKTKEIEYLKSVYFLNKDFDDYQANFNKSYIRQIFEELWNFLEENTYI